A single genomic interval of Natronoarchaeum philippinense harbors:
- a CDS encoding ArsR family transcriptional regulator, with amino-acid sequence MKLRQPTDFLILEALHAYGRNVAPNLAQITGKSRKNVNNRLPVLDDYGLVRKIGPAERSGLYEVTDSGRVALRCRDEYDSTPDFEALIERRLETQNGAEAGQAMVRGGQDADEDADE; translated from the coding sequence GTGAAACTTCGCCAACCCACAGATTTCCTGATTCTCGAAGCACTACACGCCTACGGGCGAAACGTCGCGCCGAATCTGGCCCAGATCACCGGCAAGAGCCGTAAGAACGTCAACAATCGGCTGCCGGTGCTCGACGACTACGGACTGGTCCGCAAGATCGGGCCGGCCGAGCGGTCGGGGCTGTACGAGGTCACCGACAGCGGCCGCGTCGCGCTGCGCTGTCGGGACGAGTACGACTCGACGCCCGACTTCGAGGCGCTGATCGAGCGTCGCCTCGAAACCCAGAACGGGGCCGAGGCGGGCCAAGCGATGGTTCGGGGCGGACAAGACGCCGACGAAGACGCCGACGAGTAA